A stretch of DNA from Gambusia affinis linkage group LG24, SWU_Gaff_1.0, whole genome shotgun sequence:
AGTAAACACGTTAATCAGCTTTAAAGCTGTTGGTTGAAGTGCAGCTTGTAGTCAAAGTAAAATTGTGTTTAGGATGTTATTGGGGCTTTGTTTTAATTGGAATAGTATTTCACCAATTACTTCAGATTGCTGACTACAATGTGTCGCGTTCTGCTGTAGTTCAGTTTGAGCAGCGACTTCCTGGTTGAGGTTATTCACGTTTCCTGTCCATTTGTAaggtgccttgcaaaagtatcccCTAACAGCATAGCAATACTTGCAGAGGAGCTCCAGCTCTTCAATGGAGATTAAATGTGccagttttcaagttttgtcGCAAAATTACCAATGGTAGCAAGTTTGGGCTTTGATTGGTCCATTCCAGCAAATAAACGTTTTGTTCTGAACTACATAGCTCTAGCTGAATGTTTAGGGATATGTTTCGGCAAGGTGTGGCTCACTACTTTCCAGTTTTTCTCTGGCTTTATTTCCTCCCACCTTCCCGGGTCAGATTCTCTGTCCATGCTGGAGAAAAGCAATTCCCTACACTCCCATTTGTCACCATGAGGATGGTGTCTTTCTGGACTTTGTGTTGGTGTCCTGCAAATTTTGGATTTCAGTTTGGAAAGCTTTAAATTATGCAGAAAGTCTGTCTGTCTAGCTCATACCAGAAGTTTGCTTCAAAaatcccacagcatcaccaaTCCTCCACCATACCCACTACTGGGTAGGAGACTGTTGTTCAAAGTTCTGTAGATTTTAGAAACCAATTTTgctttgtgaatgttttattttctccacccATCAAATATAGTTGGGATTCACAGAGATGTGTTGTTTTAAACCTAAAATGTTAGTTTACAGTATCAAAAGCAGTTTGGCAGTAAAGTGATTCGATTAAACCAAATGAGAGCGGTGTGAGGAAGCGGCACTTTCTGGCTGCTCTTCAGTTGGATCATAACTGTTCTTTCACTTAATCcaattttcttcacatttgcaCCAATTTAAGCAATCCTGGCTgcttgagaaataaaacatattgctGTCAAAAGGGTTTGTCTATTGTAGCAAGAGGAAGTGGCGTTTTGTTTTATCTGGGACATTTTTGGATTGAGTTTCAGTTTCTTGCACCTTTTCATTGGGTTTAGATTGTGATGGGGATGTGAAATTGTTACACCACTACCTACATTTTTCACCGTTTCTTTTGTCTCCTCGCTTTTAGGATGTTTCCCAGAGTGCTGTTGGCCTTCCTGTGGGGCGTCAGTGCTTTGGCCGCTGAAAACGACACAACCCAGCAGACTctgccgctgctgctggtgtCATTTGACGGCTTCCGGGCCGACTACCTGGACAGGTTTCCCATGCCTAATCTGAAGCTCCTGTACAGCCAGGGGGTCCTGGTGGACCAACTCACCAACATCTTCATCACCAAAACATTTCCCAACCACTACAGCCTGGTAAGCAAGTTTCAGAAAGTATACACAAATGTAtccaaagtattttttcaaagtttttatacCATCTTTGAAATTGTTCAGGTATAATGTaacaaaatctgacaaaatcagCATCTTTAGTGTCAAGATAAGAATGAATTACCTCTCCAGGTGACCGGTCTGTATGCAGAGTCTCATGGGATCCTGGCCAGTAGCATGTACGACCCCATCAACCACAAGCACTTCACCCTCCAGAATGACAGCGACCCCATGTGGTGGAGCGCGGCTCAGCCACTGTGGCTCACGGCAAAGGACTCCGGCTACAAGACGGCGTCTGCCATGTGGCCTGGCTCCGACGTGACCAACCGCACGCCTACGCACTTCTTCTCGTACAACCCAGGAGTGACGTTCCAGCAGCGCCTGGGGAATGTGACAGACTGGATATTAGGAGACGGGAAGGTCAAGACGGTCTCCTTCATGTGTAACTGACAAGTCACGAGGGGTCAGTTGCAGTTGTGTGACATTCCTACGTTCTTCCTCTTTCATCAGGAGCCAGGAGCGATGTTCGCGACTCTTTACTGGGAGGAGCCGGACCGGTCGGGTCACGCGTTCGGTCCTGAAAACACCACAGCAATGACTAAAGCACTAAAGGAGGTGGAGTCATTTCCTCAAGCTTTAGTATTTGGCACCTGCAGTGTTACTGTTTCATCAGAATCTTAAAGAGCCAATCAGAAGCTAACCTACACTCTTTAAAAAATCATGCATACAGGCTCAAACATAAGAATTACTTTATCAAATGCACTAGTATCATTGGTTGCAAAACCTAATAACTGTTCAATATTTCTCTTGTCTGGTTATAAACCCTAAATCCAGCTTTTCTCAATATCTTCGTCAGTCTCCTTCGACCTGAAACTGATAGTTTGGGTTGGATGGTGGGAACTTGGTCACATTGAGGTGTTCCAACAAAACAGAGAGCAAATTTAGTCTTGAACATGAGTCTCAATCAATTTAAAGTGAACTCCTTCCAGAGGTTTACCCAGATTTTTTGCCAGAAGCTTGTGTTCTTGtgccaaaaaaacatttatccacGTATTAGTGGGgttgtatgtatatattttagtttgtttacatAATTATGTCAACTAAATCATTGGAAGCCTTCAAACGAATTACGTTTATGCCAATGATGTAAGTATATGCAAAATATCTTAGGGAAAATGATAATATTCTTTAGCTAATCTAGAACTTTCTTCCACCAGGTTGACGACAACATCGGCCTGCTGATGTCTGAGCTGAAGAAGAGCGGCCTCTGGGGTCGCATCAACCTCATAGTGACCAGCGACCACGGCATGGCGCAGTGCTCAGCCGATCGCCTCATACGGTTGGACGACTGCCTCCACCCTGACAACTACACTCTGGTGGACCTGACGCCGGTCGCCGCTCTCATCCCCAAAAATGGTAACCTGGCTGACATGACGCAGTGTGAGGTTCAGTGCTCTCACTCTTCTACAGCCTCCCTCTGTCTGTTTTCCTTCACAGACTCAGAGAGCGTCTTCAGCTTGCTGAATAAGTGCCATCCTCACATGACGGCGTACATGAAGAAATCCATCCCCGATAGGCTTCACTATCGGAACAATGTACGCATCCAGCCAATCTTACTAATCGCTGACGAAGGCTGGACCATAGTGAAGCGGGGGAAAAAGCTACCAAGATGTAAGTGATGGCTTTCAAAGCTAGAGACACTGTAGCAACTGTCAACAAGCATGCTGGTGCGTTCCACAGTTAGAAGAAAcggcaacactttatttgagggtgtgtgcataagactgacataactCCTGCCATGAACATGATGGAGTCCTCAtgaatgttgtcatgaagtgtcttTCAATAAATAACGACACAAGTtgtattaaaaatcaaataaaagagTCAACTTTGGactaaaagtgtcattatttaccaaatgacacttcatgacaacagtcgtagacattcataaagaatccttcatgttcatggcaggtgttatgtcatgtttatgacaagGTAATGTTAGTTTTATgcacaccccgtcaaataaagtgttaccaaagaAACTAATTCCTAGACGGAGGCCATTTGTGTGTTGAAATGGGACATCGCTCCATAATGTGTATCCAAACTGCTTTAGTAATGGATAAATCAGGCTAACATTAGGATTCCAGTCTTTGGCCAGTGAGGACTGGATGTTAACTTACCCAGATGTGATTGGTACTCCCCTCCCTCAGTGGGTGATCATGGGTACGACAACTCGCTGCCAAGCATGCTCCCCTTCCTGGCAGCGACGGGCCCCGGCTTCCATCAAGGTCTCCGGTTGAAGAGTTTACAGAGCGTGGATGTGTACCCGCTCATGTGCCGGCTGCTGTCGGTGCCGGCGCAGCCCAACAACGGCTCTATGACCAGGGCTCGGTGTCTGCTGGCTGGCGAGACCTGCTGGGATGTGGCTTTGGTGATCGGTCTGGTGGTGGGCGTCTTGCTGCTGCTCACTATCATCACTGGTAAGTCTGAACAATCTTGGATCCTAGAACAATTTTCGGCACAGATTAATTATGACAAAAAGCTAACCGGACTTGTTTCTGTGCAGTTCTTTTCAGGTGCATGGGCACTCGTCACAGCTCAGACCCCAGGCCCTTCCAGAGGTTGGACTTTCTTTGTGACGATGACGAACCTTTGATCCCATAAACCGCTGAGTGATCTGCTTGTGCTTCTCTTAGTgcaccttgttttgttttctcctcccATGTTGTTTTCACTTCGTCACATACAAGGAGAAATCCCTCAGGTTTGCTTCACTTGGTATGAAGTGGTGTAAAATCTGCTGTTACAGTGGATactgtttgtttgattttgacaATGTGATAAAAGACAGTCCCAGATGTACTTCATTGACATTTATCATTTTAGTCATGGAGGTACAAAAAAGGGTTTTCAGGTTACTTTTAATGTGGGTGCCATTGATTTGGGCATGTGGGTTCTATTTTTTGCCAGCAGAGGGAGCCAGTGGCTTATGCTTAACCCttgtcagttaaaaaaaaagatttttttcatttgtttttttattttattttaaaagcaattgCACTAAAAGTTAAGATATGTGCAACTACTAATGGTCTTCCTTGCTGAAATCAAATTTGCATCGGGATGGAGTTCTTTGCAAGTTAGTCATAAATGTAATGCCAAAGAAGATTTTGTCATTGGCTTCCTttctgaatttttggttaaaacttgATGAGGTTTGGTTCCCTTAATAAGGGGCAGTGGACTGTTTTGCAGGGATCAAAAACTGTGAATTGTTGCTGCTGAAAGCTCTAATAAATGTGTTGATATTCTTATGTTCAGATCAAACATATCTTCTTGAAACCCTACGAAGAAAGTAGGCAATCACTCTGCTCAGTTTCATtagtataatttaaaaattgcataGTATACGGATGGATAAGTATCTATAAATCTACAGAAATATAAGTGTACAAAATAGAAGATGAGTATTCTCTTGTGCATTCTTGATTTTGGATTATGTTCCAGAAACCaatatattgaatattgaatatctcactccttttttttcatGCTGTAAGGCTTGCATGGATCCTCAATCATATGTGTAGTTGTATAAATAATGTCATATGTAATATTTTCGTGGGTCTTTCTTCATCAGTGTATGTGTAAGAGGATATCTGGTTActgaaacaacagaagaaatgcataaatgAGTTCATGTTTTGGTCATTCttaggatatttttttaaatttatttttaaatccctCTCCTTAATTATTGACATCCCTGGAAAAGATAAGTACAAAACCTTAAAATACTTTactcaatattttaaatcttatcATTCTGACTAAATATGGGCaggtgtatttattttgtccaatagttaaatttatttatagacAGTTTTAAGAATTTCATTTGGTAATTTTACACCAGCGTTTTGGtcaaatttattctgttttttttttttcttccttttttcaagAATGCAATGTGAGATTAGAcaacagataaaatgtttattttctgactttttgtaaatatttaccGGGGGtgtcaataattaatttttaccATAAAAATTCCAAATATTCATATTTGGTTTAATAAATCTCAAAAGTGACTTTATGACAATCTTGCATTTAAATGTCAGTACAGAGCTTCAGCTTTGCACAATATTTGTTACTGCttttagaaagtaaaatattttgtcattatacCGGCCtgtaaagagatttttttttttttaaaataaatggtttattaCTAGAATCCTTGTGTTGTGTTCAGTGAAAAAAGTGCAACACACgtttggaaaaattaatttatatccctttgtattttttttctccattgcaGTCACAACATTACAACGTAATAAAATggcaaatatataaaatcaaacTCAATACTGACAATAGATCTCTGTATTGTGTTCAAATTAGCTGTACATAtctttttatcttgtttaaaaTCATCTCTATGTAGTCATCTGTATTACTGTAAATCTTTGTCTCTTCACAGATAaatagacttttattttcaggaggtattgtaacaaaaataacacattttctaaCTTTGGCCTCCTGGAGccatcaaaaaaatatttttcaactcTTCCCCAGAATGCCGCAACACCATAGTGGACACAGAACAGAGGGACTAAAACCAGAGACGCCATAATCTGTCCTCTCTCCGTCTCAtttgtgattggtcagaaataTTTGGTGTAAATTAAAGGCAACCATAAACTATACAGTCTATTGATGCACCCCTTTCAACCTaccaaagaaaaggaaaagagaaataaattagaatattccTGAATGGTGTTCTGATGTGCTGACGCAGGAGCAGTTTGAACACATTCGATGACGGTAGCCATCTTTTTTTACACTGAATTCAGAAGAGGCCAGACAGCCCACTCTTACATTAATATTTTCCAAGTGTCGAACTATGTATTATCagttaaaaataatctcaaatatGTTCAC
This window harbors:
- the enpp4 gene encoding bis(5'-adenosyl)-triphosphatase enpp4, whose translation is MFPRVLLAFLWGVSALAAENDTTQQTLPLLLVSFDGFRADYLDRFPMPNLKLLYSQGVLVDQLTNIFITKTFPNHYSLVTGLYAESHGILASSMYDPINHKHFTLQNDSDPMWWSAAQPLWLTAKDSGYKTASAMWPGSDVTNRTPTHFFSYNPGVTFQQRLGNVTDWILGDGKEPGAMFATLYWEEPDRSGHAFGPENTTAMTKALKEVDDNIGLLMSELKKSGLWGRINLIVTSDHGMAQCSADRLIRLDDCLHPDNYTLVDLTPVAALIPKNDSESVFSLLNKCHPHMTAYMKKSIPDRLHYRNNVRIQPILLIADEGWTIVKRGKKLPRLGDHGYDNSLPSMLPFLAATGPGFHQGLRLKSLQSVDVYPLMCRLLSVPAQPNNGSMTRARCLLAGETCWDVALVIGLVVGVLLLLTIITVLFRCMGTRHSSDPRPFQRLDFLCDDDEPLIP